The following are from one region of the Paraglaciecola sp. L1A13 genome:
- the thiC gene encoding phosphomethylpyrimidine synthase ThiC, translated as MNTILSSSEASIHVDVISEEQKITRTPLPASKKVYVTSPNDPEVRVPMREISLTDGTAVTLYDTSGPYTDETVDIDVNKGIGDVRSQWVLARNDTEQYQGREVLPQDNGHFNEERAFQYYNDELQRTPRRSLPGKNVTQMHYARQGIITKEMEYIAVRENQAREALNNEFTTPERNQRLKGNSLGANLQPITPEFVRKEVAEGRAIIPANINHTELEPMIIGRNFLVKINGNIGNSALRSSIEEEVEKLVWSIRWGGDTIMDLSTGKNIHSTRDYIVRNSPVPVGTVPIYQALEKVKGVAEDLTWEVFRDTLIEQAEQGVDYFTIHAGVRLHHIPMTVDRVTGIVSRGGSIMAKWCIAHHQENFLYTHFDDICQIMKAYDVSFSLGDGLRPGSLADANDEAQFAELITLGELTTIAWKHDVQTMIEGPGHVPMHMIKENMDMQLEHCHEAPFYTLGPLTTDIAPGYDHITSGIGAAIIGWYGCAMLCYVTPKEHLGLPNRDDVKQGIMAYKIAAHAADIAKGHPGARYRDDLLSKARFEFRWVDQFNLGLDPDTAREFHDETLPKDSAKVAHFCSMCGPKFCSMKISQEVREYSADLKNAEIEAGMAQKSAEFTASGAQIYVAQTE; from the coding sequence ATGAACACTATCCTTTCTTCCAGTGAGGCATCGATTCACGTTGATGTCATATCTGAAGAGCAAAAAATTACACGCACCCCTCTTCCAGCCAGTAAAAAAGTATATGTAACATCGCCTAATGATCCTGAGGTCCGTGTGCCTATGCGTGAAATCAGTTTGACCGATGGCACCGCTGTTACCCTTTATGATACCTCTGGTCCTTATACCGATGAAACCGTCGATATTGACGTGAACAAGGGGATTGGGGATGTGCGCAGCCAGTGGGTATTAGCCCGAAACGACACTGAGCAGTACCAAGGTCGGGAAGTATTGCCTCAGGACAACGGGCACTTCAATGAAGAACGCGCCTTTCAGTATTACAACGATGAGCTGCAGCGTACGCCAAGACGGTCTTTACCCGGCAAAAACGTGACGCAAATGCACTATGCCCGCCAAGGTATTATCACCAAGGAGATGGAATACATCGCCGTACGTGAAAATCAAGCCCGCGAAGCATTGAACAATGAATTCACTACGCCAGAACGTAATCAGCGCCTAAAAGGCAATTCACTTGGGGCCAATTTACAGCCTATTACACCTGAATTTGTGCGTAAAGAAGTCGCCGAAGGTAGAGCGATTATTCCGGCTAATATCAATCATACCGAGCTTGAGCCGATGATAATTGGGCGCAACTTCTTAGTAAAAATTAACGGCAACATTGGCAACTCAGCTCTGCGCTCGTCTATCGAAGAGGAGGTTGAAAAACTAGTTTGGTCGATTCGCTGGGGCGGCGATACCATTATGGATTTATCAACGGGCAAAAACATTCACTCGACCCGTGATTACATCGTGCGTAACTCACCGGTACCGGTTGGCACAGTGCCTATTTATCAAGCGTTAGAAAAAGTAAAAGGTGTAGCAGAAGACCTCACATGGGAGGTGTTTCGCGACACCTTGATTGAGCAGGCTGAGCAAGGCGTAGATTACTTCACTATTCATGCTGGGGTGCGTTTGCATCATATTCCAATGACGGTAGACAGAGTCACGGGTATCGTCTCGCGAGGCGGGTCCATCATGGCGAAGTGGTGTATTGCGCATCATCAAGAAAACTTCCTGTATACCCATTTCGATGATATCTGCCAAATCATGAAAGCCTACGATGTGAGCTTCTCCCTTGGGGATGGTCTGCGCCCAGGCTCGCTTGCCGACGCCAACGATGAAGCGCAGTTTGCTGAACTGATCACCTTGGGTGAACTGACAACCATTGCTTGGAAGCATGACGTGCAAACGATGATCGAAGGCCCGGGTCATGTACCCATGCACATGATCAAAGAGAACATGGACATGCAGCTCGAACATTGCCATGAAGCGCCATTTTACACACTCGGCCCACTGACAACGGATATTGCGCCGGGATACGACCATATTACCAGTGGCATCGGTGCAGCCATTATCGGTTGGTACGGTTGTGCGATGCTGTGTTACGTGACGCCCAAAGAACATTTGGGCTTACCAAATCGCGACGATGTGAAACAAGGGATCATGGCTTATAAAATTGCTGCCCACGCTGCGGATATTGCTAAAGGTCATCCGGGCGCACGTTATCGTGATGATTTGCTGTCCAAGGCACGATTTGAGTTTCGTTGGGTTGACCAATTTAACTTAGGATTAGATCCAGACACAGCGCGAGAATTTCATGACGAAACTCTGCCTAAAGATTCCGCCAAAGTGGCGCATTTCTGTTCTATGTGCGGGCCAAAATTCTGCTCAATGAAAATATCTCAAGAAGTACGGGAGTATTCAGCTGATCTTAAAAATGCTGAAATTGAGGCCGGTATGGCGCAAAAGTCAGCTGAGTTTACCGCCTCAGGCGCGCAAATTTACGTTGCTCAAACGGAATAG
- the thiO gene encoding glycine oxidase ThiO encodes MTVKRIAIVGAGIMGRMLAWQLLNYAKSAVAITLYDKDPMHVGGAAAYTAAGMLSPYSELESAEHSVFHMGLASLTRWPAVTESLSKQRNTPVALFSSGTVVVAHQQDQADFQRFHQQVKTKLPDRYRDEMGQHMQLLNQAALSQLVPQLATRFNHGLHLPNEAWLDSAQVMLAFNEYLLNADVKWQENCAVSHIEHCIQADQRLGAAVCLASGKQMFDHVIDCRGLGAKRDVQGLRGVRGEVITLHAPQVELKHAVRLMHPRYKLYIAPRRDHHFVIGASQIESEDNGPLSVRSALELLSAAYSIDPGFGEAQIVKLATNCRPAFSDNLPKIICDQQIMRINGLFRHGYLLAPIIAEQACERLFNTDYKSPFSKLIQEVRC; translated from the coding sequence GTGACAGTAAAACGCATTGCGATAGTTGGGGCAGGGATCATGGGCCGCATGCTGGCGTGGCAATTATTGAATTACGCTAAGTCAGCAGTGGCAATCACCCTGTATGATAAAGACCCAATGCACGTTGGAGGGGCAGCGGCTTACACCGCGGCAGGGATGCTGTCACCCTATAGCGAACTAGAAAGTGCCGAACATAGCGTGTTTCACATGGGGCTAGCGTCATTAACACGCTGGCCTGCGGTGACCGAAAGTTTATCTAAGCAGAGAAACACGCCGGTTGCGCTATTTTCTAGTGGCACGGTGGTCGTCGCACATCAACAAGATCAGGCGGACTTTCAGCGTTTTCATCAGCAGGTAAAAACGAAACTACCGGACCGTTACCGTGATGAAATGGGGCAGCACATGCAGTTATTGAATCAAGCTGCCCTAAGTCAACTTGTTCCGCAATTAGCTACCCGCTTTAACCATGGCCTGCATTTACCCAATGAAGCCTGGTTAGATAGCGCGCAGGTAATGTTGGCGTTTAATGAATATTTGCTAAATGCAGACGTTAAATGGCAGGAAAACTGTGCGGTTAGTCATATTGAACATTGTATTCAAGCTGATCAGCGGTTAGGCGCAGCCGTATGCTTGGCATCGGGTAAACAGATGTTTGATCACGTCATAGATTGCCGAGGTCTAGGTGCAAAGCGAGACGTGCAAGGTTTGCGCGGAGTGCGCGGTGAGGTGATCACTTTGCATGCACCGCAAGTCGAGCTTAAACACGCTGTTAGACTGATGCACCCGAGGTACAAGTTGTATATTGCGCCGCGCAGGGACCATCATTTTGTGATTGGGGCTAGTCAAATTGAAAGCGAAGATAACGGACCACTCAGCGTGCGCTCCGCTCTTGAGCTGTTGTCGGCTGCTTACTCAATCGACCCCGGCTTTGGTGAAGCTCAAATCGTTAAACTGGCGACGAATTGCCGCCCGGCGTTTAGCGATAACCTACCTAAAATCATCTGTGATCAGCAGATCATGCGCATAAATGGACTATTTCGCCATGGCTATTTATTGGCGCCTATCATCGCCGAACAGGCCTGTGAACGGCTGTTTAATACGGATTATAAATCGCCCTTTAGTAAGCTAATACAGGAGGTTAGATGTTAA
- the thiS gene encoding sulfur carrier protein ThiS, with translation MLTILFNGEPYEVKNAALQKALIELNAPDLCAVAVNGQFVPKAEHENVLLRDQDTLDAFTPMQGG, from the coding sequence ATGTTAACCATACTATTTAACGGTGAACCCTATGAGGTTAAAAACGCTGCATTACAAAAGGCATTAATTGAGTTAAATGCCCCAGACCTATGCGCGGTAGCGGTGAATGGTCAGTTTGTGCCCAAAGCAGAGCACGAAAATGTCCTGTTAAGGGATCAAGACACCCTTGATGCATTCACGCCCATGCAAGGAGGTTAA
- a CDS encoding thiazole synthase, producing MSWQLDDVMLKSRFLIGSSLYPSPYIMSQAIKAAASEVVTVSLRRQSPEHKGGNEFWQHIERLNCHVLPNTAGCYSVKDAINTANMARELFATNWIKLEVLGDEYNLQPDPFALLEATKELISQGFQVFPYATDDLVLAERLVTAGCKIVMPWGAPIGTGRGLMNPYALKTLRARLPDTILIVDAGLGVPSHAAQAMEMGFDGVLLNTAVAEASDPILMASAFRDAIVAGRSGFEAGMMQQRDLAKPSTPVLGTPFWHQALSTHEGR from the coding sequence ATGAGTTGGCAACTTGATGATGTGATGCTTAAAAGTCGGTTTTTAATTGGCTCGTCTTTGTACCCGTCGCCTTACATTATGAGCCAAGCTATCAAGGCAGCAGCTTCCGAGGTGGTGACCGTATCACTTCGTCGTCAATCACCTGAACATAAAGGCGGCAATGAATTTTGGCAGCATATTGAACGCTTGAACTGCCATGTATTACCCAATACCGCAGGCTGCTACAGCGTCAAAGATGCCATTAATACCGCTAATATGGCCCGAGAGTTATTTGCGACGAATTGGATAAAGCTTGAGGTACTAGGAGATGAGTACAATCTACAGCCTGATCCATTTGCGCTGCTAGAGGCAACCAAAGAATTAATTTCTCAGGGCTTTCAAGTGTTCCCTTATGCTACAGATGATCTTGTGCTCGCTGAGCGCTTAGTGACAGCGGGTTGCAAAATAGTTATGCCCTGGGGAGCACCAATCGGCACGGGCAGGGGCTTGATGAATCCCTATGCCCTAAAAACACTTCGAGCAAGATTACCTGATACTATTTTGATTGTTGATGCCGGACTCGGTGTGCCGTCTCATGCGGCACAAGCCATGGAAATGGGCTTTGATGGCGTGTTATTAAATACAGCGGTTGCCGAGGCGAGTGATCCTATTCTTATGGCCAGTGCGTTTCGTGACGCGATTGTTGCGGGTCGTTCTGGTTTTGAGGCAGGGATGATGCAACAACGGGATTTAGCGAAACCCAGCACGCCAGTGTTAGGTACGCCTTTTTGGCATCAAGCGCTTTCAACACATGAGGGGCGATAG
- the thiE gene encoding thiamine phosphate synthase, with protein MISSLADVSHPYTKVSKPTVLTFSGSDSAGLAGMQMDVKVQHALGVHCLSVITAITAQNNQQILAVQAVACDMIHAQLSALSVFSPKAIKTGLIANKEQAHMIAHTQQTLGIPLIFDPVTHATSGGTLGTDGGHSNEDISDILLSHCTLITPNIPEAEKLAGFSINSPSDIKKAAIVIVAKGAKAVLIKGGHATHDRQSVADYFYIAREQFWLKSARVTTLHTRGTGCALASAIVSCLALGYCLKDALVIGKMVITQGLQDAKGLSIEKGIESAWENGFERGYEIDTEKGPVNVGGFPDTQTSLPILLSEAQQPAGSSLYANQYQISQPFPNIGDTPLGLYPIVDRAAWLEALLPLGVSTIQLRIKDLTGQALEDEISLAVCIAKRFQCRLFINDYWQLAIKHGAYGVHLGQEDLALATTHNVNQIEQIHRAGLRLGISTHCHFEVATAVGFRPSYIAYGPVFATTSKDMPWVPQGLKGLEYWQNLLDYPLVAIGGIDHQSAALIHELGVSGIAMISHITQAKDPISATQKLLSIVRS; from the coding sequence ATGATAAGCAGCTTAGCTGACGTTAGTCATCCATATACTAAGGTGAGTAAGCCAACGGTATTAACCTTTTCCGGTAGCGACAGTGCGGGCCTTGCGGGTATGCAAATGGACGTAAAAGTACAGCACGCTCTTGGCGTACATTGCCTTAGCGTGATTACCGCTATTACTGCGCAAAATAACCAACAAATTTTAGCAGTACAAGCAGTTGCATGTGACATGATTCATGCACAGCTAAGTGCGTTGTCGGTGTTTTCCCCTAAGGCAATAAAGACCGGTTTAATCGCAAATAAAGAGCAAGCGCACATGATTGCGCATACTCAACAAACCCTTGGGATCCCGCTTATTTTTGACCCTGTCACTCATGCAACCAGCGGTGGAACCCTAGGGACTGATGGTGGCCATAGCAACGAGGACATAAGCGATATATTACTATCCCACTGCACCTTAATTACGCCTAATATTCCAGAAGCAGAAAAGCTCGCTGGATTTTCAATTAATAGCCCGTCGGATATTAAAAAAGCTGCTATCGTAATTGTCGCCAAAGGTGCAAAGGCAGTGTTGATAAAAGGCGGGCACGCAACACATGATAGACAATCCGTAGCCGATTATTTTTATATTGCCCGTGAACAATTTTGGCTCAAAAGCGCCCGAGTAACAACGCTGCACACCCGTGGTACCGGCTGTGCCTTAGCGTCAGCCATCGTCAGTTGTTTGGCCCTTGGTTACTGCCTAAAAGATGCGTTAGTGATTGGAAAAATGGTGATTACGCAAGGCTTGCAAGATGCAAAAGGGCTAAGCATTGAAAAAGGTATTGAAAGTGCTTGGGAAAACGGCTTTGAACGAGGCTATGAAATTGACACAGAAAAAGGTCCGGTTAACGTAGGGGGTTTTCCTGATACACAAACAAGCTTACCTATTCTACTTTCCGAAGCTCAGCAACCAGCTGGCTCTTCCTTATACGCCAACCAATATCAAATATCTCAGCCATTTCCTAATATTGGGGACACACCTTTGGGCTTGTATCCTATTGTTGATCGCGCGGCGTGGCTTGAAGCGTTGTTGCCCTTGGGAGTGAGCACTATTCAGCTAAGAATTAAGGATTTGACCGGGCAAGCGCTTGAAGACGAAATATCTTTAGCAGTGTGTATTGCCAAACGCTTTCAGTGTCGATTATTTATTAATGACTATTGGCAGTTGGCTATTAAGCACGGCGCATATGGAGTGCATTTGGGCCAAGAAGACTTGGCGCTAGCGACTACCCACAACGTAAATCAAATTGAGCAAATCCATCGTGCTGGGTTACGTCTGGGTATTAGCACTCATTGTCATTTTGAAGTCGCTACAGCTGTTGGATTTCGGCCGTCTTATATCGCCTACGGACCAGTATTTGCGACCACCAGTAAAGATATGCCATGGGTGCCACAGGGCCTAAAAGGGTTAGAATACTGGCAGAATTTGTTGGATTATCCACTTGTGGCCATTGGCGGTATTGATCATCAAAGCGCCGCGCTAATTCATGAATTGGGTGTGTCGGGGATCGCGATGATAAGCCACATTACTCAAGCAAAAGATCCTATTAGCGCGACGCAAAAGCTACTGAGTATTGTGCGCTCATGA
- a CDS encoding HesA/MoeB/ThiF family protein produces the protein MSIFNAGEWQQYQRHIQLNDVGVNGQQRLKNARVLLIGAGGLGCPVAMYLGAAGVGHITLVDGDTIAQTNLHRQVLFGYDDIGQSKSRVAAHRLAANNPYITVEAVDANVTQVNVDNLVMDADIVLDCTDNFPARLLINDACITHRTPWIYASVLGLRGQTALFSPNTACFRCVFPVLPQNVPDCNAAGVLCTTAGLMGILQANNCVHYLLGREHASVGKLQLFDGERNEFRSISLIKSSQCLCSQPVTCPSKRIDFQPYAKPFQHSVTGLLHADVKVKPKQIVAAVSQMKVTKAGELNPDKFLRQLSETETALLLDVRSEAEHRGFNIGGHCISLCADFSQLVFAICSDKNRPIFLYCQLGIRSKKACEALRTAGYLDVYCLKGGLGTLLMDYPSDYAHLLETFISDPSV, from the coding sequence ATGAGTATATTCAATGCGGGTGAATGGCAACAATACCAACGCCATATACAATTGAATGATGTGGGCGTAAACGGCCAACAGCGTTTAAAAAATGCCCGAGTGTTACTCATCGGCGCGGGGGGCTTGGGTTGCCCTGTCGCTATGTATTTAGGTGCTGCGGGTGTTGGGCATATTACGTTAGTGGATGGGGATACCATTGCGCAAACTAATTTACACCGCCAAGTTTTGTTTGGGTACGACGACATTGGTCAGTCAAAATCGCGTGTTGCTGCGCATCGCTTAGCGGCAAATAACCCGTATATTACAGTCGAAGCCGTTGACGCAAATGTCACTCAAGTCAATGTGGATAACCTGGTAATGGATGCGGATATCGTGCTTGATTGCACGGATAACTTTCCCGCCCGATTGCTGATTAACGATGCTTGCATAACGCATCGAACGCCTTGGATATACGCCAGTGTATTAGGACTAAGGGGCCAGACGGCGCTTTTCTCGCCGAATACCGCGTGTTTTCGTTGTGTATTTCCAGTGCTCCCTCAAAATGTGCCCGACTGTAACGCCGCGGGTGTACTATGTACTACGGCAGGTTTAATGGGGATCTTGCAGGCAAATAATTGCGTGCATTATTTGCTAGGGCGCGAACACGCTTCTGTGGGTAAATTGCAGTTGTTTGACGGGGAACGCAATGAGTTTCGTTCTATTTCGCTTATCAAAAGTAGTCAATGCTTGTGCAGCCAACCTGTAACATGCCCAAGTAAACGTATTGATTTTCAACCGTATGCAAAACCATTTCAACACAGTGTTACAGGGCTTTTGCATGCTGATGTAAAGGTTAAGCCAAAGCAAATTGTAGCGGCTGTGTCTCAGATGAAAGTAACAAAGGCCGGGGAGTTAAACCCTGATAAGTTTTTGCGTCAGCTTAGCGAGACTGAAACGGCGTTGTTGCTTGATGTGAGAAGTGAGGCTGAACATCGAGGATTCAATATCGGTGGTCACTGCATCAGTCTATGTGCGGATTTTTCACAATTGGTCTTTGCTATCTGCTCTGATAAAAACCGGCCAATATTTTTGTATTGCCAATTAGGCATACGCAGTAAAAAAGCCTGCGAAGCGTTGAGGACGGCGGGTTATCTTGACGTTTATTGTTTAAAAGGAGGGTTAGGGACGTTACTTATGGACTATCCGTCAGATTATGCACATTTGCTTGAAACGTTCATATCCGATCCAAGCGTTTAA
- a CDS encoding GGDEF domain-containing protein → MSIGKLANPPLPFKPIKYLFQPGLPRNAVLLWLVICVITIPSGALTWYLEWTGINLNVFGLTLHMTTYIPTLICIPLVLWYGYFWAAILAYLSSFTVALLGGMPLSWALVFAFSNPLGLVMYSLFYRVSQLRTDVRDVNSAVGFALISLLASLAGSTGSFIWTYTNQIGINQTFTVWQGWWLGEWLHSLLFVLPLLFFSGPYVQAWLQPLKNKEAVFTISRKSITVAVSALLFVLVGYVVIARMFSVKQAEAAKQLIYDPNISELITNAVDGTIYPLFVLIVAMLAMAFLGYQVVLYFNRVLLAANQKLSEQNITLASQANVDGLTGMLNRRKVMEFFELECVKSQRTQNWLSVMMLDVDNFKSINDTYGHLAGDAVLIDIAKQVKNSLRPYDLAGRYGGEEFILVLPETSLHAAALIGERIRQTIKDSTIEVNGLEIAVTISIGISSYQKDDTLPSQPLTRADDALFKAKRSGRDCVVF, encoded by the coding sequence GTGTCAATTGGTAAACTTGCCAATCCCCCGTTGCCTTTTAAGCCTATTAAATATCTATTTCAGCCTGGCCTGCCTCGCAATGCGGTGTTGTTATGGCTAGTAATATGTGTCATTACCATTCCATCTGGTGCGCTTACCTGGTATCTGGAATGGACGGGTATCAATCTCAACGTATTTGGACTGACGTTGCACATGACAACCTATATTCCAACCTTAATCTGTATCCCCCTTGTACTCTGGTACGGTTATTTCTGGGCCGCTATTTTGGCTTATTTGTCCAGTTTCACGGTGGCTTTATTAGGGGGCATGCCGCTAAGTTGGGCGTTGGTTTTTGCATTTTCTAATCCGTTAGGATTAGTGATGTACTCTCTGTTTTATCGCGTATCTCAGCTTCGCACTGATGTGCGAGATGTTAACTCTGCCGTTGGCTTTGCCCTGATCTCACTATTGGCGTCATTGGCCGGCTCCACCGGTTCTTTTATCTGGACTTACACTAATCAAATTGGCATCAATCAGACCTTTACCGTATGGCAAGGCTGGTGGTTGGGAGAGTGGCTTCATTCGCTATTATTTGTTTTACCATTATTATTTTTTTCAGGACCTTATGTGCAAGCTTGGTTGCAACCATTAAAAAACAAAGAAGCCGTTTTTACGATTAGCCGAAAAAGTATTACTGTGGCGGTATCTGCTTTATTGTTTGTGCTTGTAGGGTACGTTGTCATTGCCCGCATGTTCAGTGTTAAACAAGCCGAGGCAGCCAAGCAGCTAATATATGATCCAAACATCTCTGAGCTTATTACCAATGCCGTTGATGGCACGATATATCCCTTGTTTGTGCTAATCGTAGCGATGTTGGCAATGGCCTTTTTGGGGTACCAAGTTGTATTATATTTTAACCGCGTGTTACTGGCGGCCAATCAAAAGTTGTCTGAGCAGAATATCACACTCGCATCGCAGGCCAATGTTGATGGTTTAACGGGTATGCTAAATCGCCGCAAAGTGATGGAATTTTTTGAACTTGAATGTGTGAAATCGCAACGAACACAAAATTGGCTAAGTGTCATGATGCTCGACGTAGACAATTTTAAATCTATCAACGATACATATGGTCATTTGGCGGGCGACGCTGTGCTTATTGATATTGCAAAACAAGTCAAAAATAGCTTGCGACCCTATGATTTAGCCGGGCGTTACGGCGGTGAAGAATTCATATTAGTACTGCCAGAAACGTCTTTGCATGCTGCGGCTCTGATCGGTGAACGTATTCGCCAGACCATCAAAGATTCCACCATTGAAGTCAATGGTTTGGAAATCGCGGTCACGATTAGTATTGGTATTTCCTCTTACCAAAAAGATGACACGCTTCCCAGTCAACCGTTAACCAGAGCAGATGACGCGTTATTTAAAGCCAAGCGGTCGGGACGTGATTGTGTCGTGTTCTAA
- a CDS encoding VOC family protein yields the protein MSNPVGWFEIYVDEMPRAKAFYETVLGVALEALSDPTEGHAQMWIFPCDMENYGSSGALVKMDGFSAGGNSSLVYFNCENCATEESRVAAAGGEIVSTKMPLGEYGFCTLVTDTEGNMFGLHSQQ from the coding sequence ATGAGTAATCCAGTGGGATGGTTTGAAATTTACGTGGATGAAATGCCACGAGCGAAAGCGTTTTATGAAACGGTATTAGGGGTGGCCTTAGAGGCATTGAGTGATCCTACTGAGGGGCATGCCCAAATGTGGATATTCCCCTGTGATATGGAAAATTACGGTTCATCCGGCGCGCTAGTGAAGATGGATGGCTTTTCAGCAGGTGGCAATAGCTCGTTGGTGTATTTTAATTGTGAAAACTGCGCCACTGAAGAAAGCCGCGTTGCCGCCGCCGGAGGAGAAATTGTAAGCACGAAAATGCCGCTCGGTGAGTACGGTTTTTGCACACTTGTAACAGATACTGAAGGCAATATGTTTGGTCTACATTCCCAGCAATAA
- a CDS encoding ATP-binding protein, with translation MTLLTATINFAVALSTPKISPTRQSLIILLLLMLASANSFLHLWLSAAPEQTTNIFVTIIASGIVLSNRPHWVASILFNWIGWIAISVKLEMALIQHFFFAMAMSTLLSWFAHLARKKLVEKQLELELERDLALQHEHEAKAATEAKSAFLANMSHEIRTPMNGVIGMIGLISQTKLDTEQKDFIATAKRSAESLLIIINDILDFSKIEVGELTIELVEFDVKQFFAELIHDQHFQANNKGLKLELLKGHVLQTKVVGDPYRITQIMNNLLSNAIKFTGSGNIVVRYDLMAIGDDLRLSVQVTDTGMGVSESALPFLFDSFSQADTSTTRKFGGTGLGLSITKQLCELMDGDITVKSIVGKGSTFEFSVMLAAPTETLTVQEKPDIPLSFTNLRILLVEDNFINQEVMLAILKGLEVTVFVADDGLEALSLLSCSQTTPFDLILMDCQMPNMDGYEATRRIRAGDAGKIFESVPIAALTANVMDSERIKCLDAGMNEYLTKPIDIDALKSVLVKYQPTN, from the coding sequence ATGACATTATTAACCGCGACAATAAATTTTGCAGTAGCACTTAGCACACCTAAGATTTCACCTACCCGGCAAAGCTTGATTATTCTATTACTATTGATGTTGGCAAGCGCAAACAGCTTTCTACATTTATGGTTGTCTGCAGCCCCTGAACAAACCACCAATATATTCGTGACGATTATCGCATCTGGCATAGTATTGTCGAACCGCCCACATTGGGTAGCGTCAATACTGTTCAATTGGATTGGATGGATAGCCATCAGCGTCAAACTTGAAATGGCATTAATCCAACACTTTTTCTTTGCTATGGCAATGAGCACCTTACTTAGTTGGTTTGCCCACCTAGCGCGAAAAAAACTCGTAGAAAAACAACTTGAGCTTGAGCTTGAGAGAGACCTTGCGTTACAACATGAGCATGAAGCAAAGGCCGCAACTGAAGCAAAAAGCGCATTTTTGGCCAACATGAGTCACGAAATTCGAACACCAATGAACGGCGTCATTGGTATGATCGGGCTGATATCCCAAACAAAGTTAGATACAGAACAAAAAGATTTCATTGCCACCGCCAAGCGCAGTGCCGAGTCACTATTGATTATTATCAACGACATTCTAGATTTTTCGAAGATAGAGGTTGGCGAACTAACGATCGAATTAGTGGAGTTTGATGTTAAACAGTTTTTTGCGGAATTGATCCATGATCAGCATTTTCAAGCAAATAATAAGGGCTTGAAACTTGAACTTCTGAAGGGCCACGTATTGCAAACAAAAGTAGTAGGCGATCCTTACCGAATCACCCAAATTATGAATAATCTTTTGTCCAATGCAATCAAGTTTACAGGATCAGGCAATATTGTGGTGCGCTACGATTTGATGGCAATCGGCGATGATTTGCGCTTAAGCGTGCAGGTGACCGACACTGGCATGGGTGTCAGTGAATCGGCATTACCTTTTCTTTTCGACTCATTCTCTCAAGCTGACACGTCGACAACGAGAAAGTTTGGCGGCACTGGCCTTGGACTGTCCATCACTAAGCAGCTTTGTGAGTTAATGGACGGAGACATAACCGTAAAAAGTATAGTAGGAAAAGGTTCAACCTTCGAATTCTCAGTAATGCTTGCTGCCCCCACCGAAACTCTGACGGTACAAGAAAAACCTGATATACCTCTGTCTTTTACCAATCTACGCATTCTCTTAGTTGAAGATAATTTCATCAATCAAGAGGTGATGCTTGCCATCCTAAAAGGGTTGGAAGTGACTGTCTTTGTTGCAGATGATGGGCTTGAGGCGCTTTCGTTGCTCTCATGCTCTCAGACAACACCATTTGACCTGATACTCATGGATTGTCAGATGCCGAATATGGATGGCTACGAGGCAACGCGCCGCATACGAGCAGGCGATGCTGGAAAAATATTTGAATCTGTTCCCATTGCCGCACTTACTGCCAACGTTATGGACAGCGAGCGGATAAAGTGCCTTGACGCAGGCATGAACGAATATCTCACCAAACCAATCGACATCGACGCGTTAAAGTCGGTGCTGGTGAAATATCAGCCAACAAACTAG